Within Deltaproteobacteria bacterium, the genomic segment GTGCGGCAACTCGGCTTTCTTCAGTTGCTCAAGCCAAAATTTGTGGTCGCGGGCGGAAAAAATATCCTCGATCGTCTCTTCCAGCAGACCCCGGTTTGTCCGCCGATCTTGAACCGTGGCAAAACGCGCGTCGGTAAGCATCTCGGGTTTTTCAATGACGACTTTGCAGAAGACATTCCAATCCGCCGGACTTGCCACCGCCAGGTTGACGTATTCGCCGTCCCCCGCCAGATACGGCCCGTAGGGACAAACATAATGATGACGCATGCCGACGCGCCCAGGCTCTTCGCCGGCGTGCCAGTAGTGATGGGGAAAATATCCGAGCCACGAGACAATGGAATCGAGCATGGACACGTCGACCCATTGTCCCTCGCCGGTCTTCTCGCGCTGGTACAAAGCGAGCAGTAGACCGATCGCCGCATACATGCCGGAAGCGATGTCGGCGATGGCGATGCCCGCTTTCGCCGGCTTGTCGGGATAGCCGGTGGTGGCAATGATCCCGCCCTCGCCTTGAATCAAAAGATCGTAAGCCTTCACATCGCGATACGGCCCGTCTTGGCCATAACCGGACAGCGAACAATAGATCAGCCGCGGATTGAGTTCTGAAAGCTTTTCATAGCCGAGTCCAAGCCGGCCGGCGACGCCAGGCGCATAATTCTCGAAGAAAATATC encodes:
- a CDS encoding CoA transferase, which produces MAVASNSKPTRALDGVKILAFEQVLSGPFATCLLADMGAEVIKVERPGVGDVIRSWDSVVKGLSSGYVWLNRNKRSLTVNVKKEKGREILQELAKRSDIFFENYAPGVAGRLGLGYEKLSELNPRLIYCSLSGYGQDGPYRDVKAYDLLIQGEGGIIATTGYPDKPAKAGIAIADIASGMYAAIGLLLALYQREKTGEGQWVDVSMLDSIVSWLGYFPHHYWHAGEEPGRVGMRHHYVCPYGPYLAGDGEYVNLAVASPADWNVFCKVVIEKPEMLTDARFATVQDRRTNRGLLEETIEDIFSARDHKFWLEQLKKAELPHGIVRGIAQVLAHPQVIARKLIREAESPVGKVPVIANALKMSKSEARYDRIPGLGENNEAILAELGYDGAAIEALKREKVI